In a genomic window of Drosophila takahashii strain IR98-3 E-12201 chromosome 3L, DtakHiC1v2, whole genome shotgun sequence:
- the LOC108066705 gene encoding zinc finger and BTB domain-containing protein 24-like: MSNELCKLCKDNPAVEEDLEKPKFKSANQLLQRLFECYKVDIASLGEASCLCSPCFEEVLRISECLEKWKKAQEEIQERALEIDDSKAFQVKLEVPSSDDEKESPEEDEEESPGKDEEAGEDHDMEGSEEEDDDDQSDQNDGMEVAEGNDWKPARDDFFSVGLASDGLAITKFFRDRTKATRMLCTCCDQVLEILAHIRMHSGKARPNPSYYCRECGSDFPTLRELQTHIKTMGHTKSKCGGRDLEFLCLKCNQLFPRYFDVIRHENNEHSAPECVKYRGSYERHMQEHSPEAEGPPPQVYECRHKDCNRRFRMWARFESHLMWHRDRSHICPYAGCNTPILPGHYRSHMRSHLQPWRLQRQGQFMTVDPAQRVEPDRRKVPYHKRQHIGRQVRSFPELVQPLPSSGGQFISLPKKMSLQKGKYISVDETKAPK; the protein is encoded by the exons ATGTCAAATGAATTGTGCAAACTATGCAAGGACAATCCAGCGGTAGAGGAAGATCTCGAGAAGCCCAAGTTTAAATCGGCAAACCAACTGCTGCAAAGACTCTTCGAGTGCTACAAAGTTGAT ATCGCCAGCCTGGGAGAGGCTTCGTGCCTTTGCAGTCCCTGTTTTGAGGAGGTATTACGTATAAGCGAATGCCTTGAGAAATGGAAGAAAGCCCAGGAGGAGATCCAGGAAAGAGCCCTCGAAATAGACGACTCCAAGGCGTTTCAAGTGAAGTTGGAGGTTCCGTCCTCCGACGATGAAAAGGAATCACCTGAAGAAGATGAGGAGGAATCGCCTGGAAAAGATGAGGAGGCAGGTGAGGACCACGATATGGAAGGGTCAGAGGAGGAAGACGATGATGATCAATCGGACCAAAACGATGGTATGGAAGTGGCAGAGGGGAACGATTGGAAACCCGCTCGCGACGATTTCTTCAGCGTGGGACTGGCCTCCGATGGCTTGGCGATTACCAAGTTCTTCAGGGACAGGACCAAGGCCACCCGTATGCTGTGCACTTGCTGCGACCAGGTGCTCGAAATCCTGGCCCACATCCGGATGCACAGTGGAAAAGCGCGTCCGAATCCCTCCTACTATTGCCGTGAATGCGGCTCGGACTTTCCCACTCTTCGGGAGCTGCAGACTCATATCAAAACGATGGGGCATACGAAGAGCAAGTGTGGCGGAAGGGATCTGGAATTCCTTTGCCTAAAATGTAATCAGTTATTCCCAAGATACTTTGACGTCATCCGCCACGAGAATAACGAACACAGTGCGCCGGAGTGCGTCAAGTACCGGGGATCTTACGAGCGACACATGCAGGAACACAGCCCCGAAGCGGAAGGACCTCCACCGCAGGTCTACGAGTGCCGCCATAAGGACTGCAATCGAAGGTTCCGGATGTGGGCGCGATTTGAGTCGCATCTCATGTGGCACAGGGATCGTAGTCACATCTGCCCCTACGCGGGTTGTAATACCCCAATCCTGCCCGGCCATTACAGGTCCCACATGCGCTCGCACCTACAGCCTTGGCGACTCCAGCGGCAGGGTCAGTTTATGACCGTGGATCCCGCACAACGAGTGGAACCAGATCGTCGAAAGGTGCCGTACCACAAACGACAGCACATTGGCCGCCAAGTTCGCTCTTTCCCTGAGCTCGTCCAGCCGCTTCCTTCCAGCGGGGGACAGTTTATCAGCCTGCCCAAAAAAATGTCCTTGCAGAAGGGCAAGTACATAAGTGTTGATGAGACAAAAGCCCCAAAGTAA